Genomic DNA from Stigmatella erecta:
TCGGGCCCTGCAGCTCCAGCTTCGAGATGGGATACCGGTGGTTGCGTACCTGGATGGCCGTCCAATCCTTGGAGCTGCCTTCCTTGATGTGGTAGCGCATCGAGCCCTTCACCGCGCACGTGACGGGGCGCCAGCGCGTCGTCACCCGGCCGTCCTTCAGCGGGGCGATCTTCTCGAAGGCCTGCTTGCTCAGGTCCAGGTGTCCCGAGGCGCACTCCGGGCAGCTGTCGACGATGCGCACGCGCACGGTGCCGTTGGGGCCTTCGACTTCCGCGCAGGAGCCGCACACCGCGCTGTTGGCGAACTGCGGCGCGTTCATCGCGGCCACGTCCATGTCCTCGGGGCTCGCGTCGTAGCCGCAGTGCCCCGCGCCCGTCGCTTCGTACCAGGTGGCGATGCCCTGCTTGAA
This window encodes:
- a CDS encoding expansin EXLX1 family cellulose-binding protein — translated: MRAELFSLRNLTAVCMLGLSACSSSEEDTGFTNDPTGEVRALGDFKQGIATWYEATGAGHCGYDASPEDMDVAAMNAPQFANSAVCGSCAEVEGPNGTVRVRIVDSCPECASGHLDLSKQAFEKIAPLKDGRVTTRWRPVTCAVKGSMRYHIKEGSSKDWTAIQVRNHRYPISKLELQGPTGDWMEMKRENYNYFTSAPHVDLRPLRLRVTASDGQRLEDSVPRIEAKSLFEGTAQFPLK